The following coding sequences are from one Dehalococcoidia bacterium window:
- a CDS encoding arginase family protein yields the protein MTATIALPDLAPAPPKLAPIGLVALPWHLNRRGEHLAAGPEALLGAGLMHWLRDAGYQLDGPHVVELDEAERRQYGAWHAVGLSGAHLAETVAGVRGRRAFPLALLGDCNGSLGMLAGLQRAGVGRLGMVWFDAHGDFNTPETTLSGYLGGMPAAVAAGLCLQRLRGQAGVEPPLDVRDIVMVALRDVDPLEQELIEQHGIEQVPTADLKGDRSALRAALRRLSARCDAIYIHIDLDVLDPAEAPGMNFPVPGGPSPAELAEAMALCLAQPRAAALGIASYNAPKDENNRTLTAVFRVIAGGVRGLGNRQLGTGNRG from the coding sequence GTGACCGCCACGATTGCGCTGCCTGACCTCGCACCGGCGCCGCCGAAGCTCGCGCCGATCGGCCTCGTGGCGCTGCCGTGGCACCTGAACCGCCGCGGCGAGCACCTTGCCGCCGGACCGGAGGCGCTGCTTGGCGCCGGCCTCATGCACTGGCTGCGCGACGCCGGCTACCAACTCGACGGCCCGCACGTGGTCGAGCTGGACGAGGCCGAGCGCAGGCAATACGGCGCCTGGCACGCCGTCGGCCTCAGCGGCGCCCACCTGGCCGAGACGGTCGCCGGCGTGCGCGGGCGCCGCGCCTTTCCCCTCGCGCTGCTGGGCGACTGCAACGGCTCGCTGGGCATGCTCGCCGGCCTGCAGCGCGCCGGCGTTGGCCGGCTCGGCATGGTTTGGTTCGACGCCCACGGCGATTTCAACACGCCGGAAACGACGCTCTCCGGCTATCTCGGCGGCATGCCGGCGGCTGTAGCGGCGGGGCTCTGCCTGCAACGCCTGCGCGGCCAGGCCGGCGTCGAGCCGCCGCTTGACGTGCGCGACATCGTCATGGTCGCCCTGCGCGACGTGGACCCGCTTGAGCAAGAGCTGATCGAGCAGCACGGCATCGAACAGGTGCCCACGGCAGACTTGAAGGGCGATCGCTCGGCGCTGCGGGCGGCGCTGCGACGCCTCTCGGCGCGGTGCGATGCGATCTACATCCACATCGACCTGGACGTACTCGACCCGGCCGAGGCGCCGGGGATGAACTTCCCGGTGCCGGGCGGTCCCAGCCCCGCCGAGCTGGCCGAGGCGATGGCGCTCTGCCTCGCGCAGCCCAGGGCCGCCGCGCTGGGCATCGCCTCGTACAACGCGCCGAAAGACGAAAACAACCGCACGCTGACTGCCGTCTTCCGCGTCATCGCCGGCGGCGTGCGCGGCTTAGGGAACAGGCAACTGGGAACAGGGAACAGGGGATAG